The following proteins are encoded in a genomic region of Montipora foliosa isolate CH-2021 chromosome 8, ASM3666993v2, whole genome shotgun sequence:
- the LOC137967732 gene encoding uncharacterized protein has translation MLWMHDEVLVMKTFRLILFILVCSLAAIMSFATASQDSVCTKGPYEYKKGDRKILDCDFADPAVRDILWFKDNKPLVNGSEGLYQSLYQLNDGTRRSSLLFPVVRFDHAGRYTCKTEPRQLGDCPNGKSIHILVECGNGFIKAYATLVSVKKFSNVTLRCSAMAWQNCFFGANLRWYHGNEILENNTKYSIRKQNTNECKNRLLEAQFFLEISNVTDADAGEYVCEMQCSVMERINKDFIQLLSEEKPEITESTPRQLTNSTGRQVKQSLWFVLVVCSAVLFYSFAHISI, from the exons ATGTTGTGGATGCATGACGAAGTTCTGGTCATGAAGACATTTCGTTTAATCCTTTTTATCTTAGTTTGCTCTTTGGCAGCAATTATGTCTTTTG CTACTGCCTCGCAGGACTCAGTCTGCACAAAGGGACCGTACGAATATAAAAAAGGCGACAGGAAGATTTTGGACTGCGACTTTGCCGATCCTGCAGTCCGTGATATCCTTTGGTTCAAAGACAACAAACCACTTGTCAATGGCAGCGAAGGTCTATATCAATCATTGTATCAATTAAATGATGGTACCCGTCGCAGTTCGCTTCTGTTTCCCGTTGTGCGCTTTGATCATGCTGGACGTTACACTTGCAAAACAGAACCCAGGCAACTCGGCGATTGTCCAAATGGCAAAAGCATCCACATCCTGGTCGAAT GTGGCAATGGGTTCATTAAAGCATACGCTACACTTGTTTCCGTCAAGAAATTCTCCAACGTGACTCTGAGATGCTCAGCGATGGCCTGGCAGAACTGTTTTTTCGGTGCTAATTTGAGATGGTATCACGGAAACGAAATCCTAGAAAACAACACTAAGTATTCTATCAGGAAACAAAACACCAACGAATGCAAAAACCGGTTACTGGAAGCCCAGTTCTTCCTCGAGATCTCGAACGTGACGGATGCAGACGCTGGGGAGTACGTCTGTGAGATGCAATGCAGTGTCATGGAAAGAATTAACAAAGATTTCATCCAGCTGCTGTCAG AGGAGAAACCAGAAATTACTGAGAGTACACCACGGCAGCTTACAA ACTCAACAGGTCGCCAAGTAAAACAGTCACTGTGGTTTGTTCTCGTGGTTTGCTCCGCTGTCCTCTTTTACAGTTTTGCGCACAttagtatttaa